The Tolypothrix sp. NIES-4075 DNA window TAAAATTGCTTTCTAATTAATTTTAGAATTTTTGCGGGCATTGTTGCTGTCTACCCAACAAATATACTTGAGTTTGGACTAATTGGCATTTAGCGGCAATGAATAGAAGGTAAGAGAAAGTTACCCAACTTCTTTCAGAGGCTGAGTTAAGTTGAATCGTTGAAAAAAAAAGCAGAAACTAAGCAGCAGTTAGATTAGTGTTTTTAAGTGATTCTTCGGTTTTAGGTTTTTTAGATGCGTGTTTTTTGACAGACGTAGAGGTGGCTGATGCCCCTTAGACCTTTGGAGAAGAAGGGCTTTGTCCATAGCCGATTTGTTCAAGCCTGACGCTTGCTGTCAGTGTTACTGTGTTTGAGCGCACTCAAGGTTAGCTTAATTTCGACTAACTTGAACTGCCGATAAGAGTTCAGAGTGCAAACAATTTGGGACATTACATTGAATTGTCCTAAATCACCTTGTGAAGGAGTGAGTCAAAAAGAGCTTATGAACAATCACGAGCAAAACATTCTAGAAATCAAAGCCATCATGCAATCTTTTGCAGATGCCTGGAACGTTTATGATGCAATGCAATTAGCAGAGTTATTCACTGAAGATGCGGATTTTATCAATGTGGCAGGGCAGTGGTGGAAAGGTCGAACTGAACTAGTGCAAGGACATGCCAACGCCTTTAGCAATCATCTGAAAAATACTCAGATGCATTTTCCCGATACCACTGTCAAATTTCTCAAACCTGATTTGGCAATCTGCCACAGCACTTGGGAAATGAGTGGACTCACTCGCCCTGATGGGACTAGTCTGCCAACAAAATATGGAGTCTTGAGTGCGATCGCTCAACAAGATGGACAGTGGCAACTGGTTGCCGTGCATAACACTGAGACTTTAT harbors:
- a CDS encoding SgcJ/EcaC family oxidoreductase — encoded protein: MNNHEQNILEIKAIMQSFADAWNVYDAMQLAELFTEDADFINVAGQWWKGRTELVQGHANAFSNHLKNTQMHFPDTTVKFLKPDLAICHSTWEMSGLTRPDGTSLPTKYGVLSAIAQQDGQWQLVAVHNTETLSRNG